A DNA window from Burkholderiales bacterium contains the following coding sequences:
- the purH gene encoding bifunctional phosphoribosylaminoimidazolecarboxamide formyltransferase/IMP cyclohydrolase, whose product MPIKRALISVSDKTGIIEFARALHGAGVELLSTGGTAKALHDAGIAVVEIADYTGFAEMLDGRVKTLHPKVHAGILARRDSAEHMRALEQAAIPVIDLVVVNLYPFSQTIARADCPLAEAIENIDIGGPTMVRAAAKNYQHVAVVTDPADYSALVDEMQRAAGSLALRTRFALAKKAYSHTAAYDAAISNYLTALDDNDLPTRFPQRLNLTFEKIQDLRYGENPHQHAAFYRDLAPAPGSLSHYRQLQGKELSYNNIADADAAWECVKTFDAPACVIIKHANPCGVAIDQDSLAAYQRAFATDPTSAFGGIIAFNRALDAATAEAVAQQFAEVVIAPRIDEAALPALARKGNVRVLEVPLPDARDANAFNVARVGGGLLVQTPDAARIVKADLTIVSKRRPSPQQIDDMLFAWRVAKFVKSNAIVFCREGQTLGVGAGQMSRIDSARIAGIKAQNAGLALSGSVVASDAFFPFRDGIDVIAEAGAAAIIQPGGSLRDDEVIAAADQHGMVMAFTGVRHFRH is encoded by the coding sequence ATGCCCATCAAACGCGCCCTGATCAGCGTATCCGACAAAACAGGCATCATTGAATTTGCGCGCGCACTGCATGGCGCCGGCGTCGAATTGCTGTCGACCGGCGGCACCGCGAAAGCCCTGCATGATGCGGGCATTGCCGTCGTCGAAATCGCGGATTACACCGGCTTTGCCGAAATGCTCGATGGCCGCGTCAAGACGCTGCATCCGAAAGTCCACGCCGGCATCCTGGCGCGGCGCGACAGCGCGGAGCACATGCGCGCGCTCGAACAGGCCGCGATTCCGGTGATCGATCTTGTCGTCGTCAATCTCTATCCATTCAGCCAGACCATCGCCCGCGCCGACTGCCCGCTTGCCGAGGCGATCGAAAACATCGATATCGGCGGCCCGACCATGGTGCGCGCTGCGGCCAAGAATTATCAGCACGTCGCCGTCGTGACCGACCCCGCCGATTACAGCGCGCTCGTCGACGAAATGCAGCGCGCCGCCGGCTCGCTGGCCTTGCGGACGCGTTTCGCGCTGGCGAAAAAAGCCTACTCGCACACAGCCGCCTACGATGCTGCGATCAGCAATTACCTGACTGCCCTCGACGACAACGACCTGCCTACGCGCTTCCCGCAGCGCCTGAATCTGACCTTCGAAAAAATTCAGGACCTGCGCTACGGCGAGAATCCGCACCAGCACGCCGCTTTCTATCGCGACCTCGCGCCCGCGCCCGGCAGCCTGAGTCATTATCGGCAGTTGCAGGGCAAGGAGCTGTCGTACAACAACATCGCCGACGCCGACGCCGCGTGGGAATGCGTGAAGACTTTCGATGCGCCGGCCTGCGTCATCATCAAGCATGCCAATCCATGCGGCGTCGCGATCGACCAAGATTCGCTCGCCGCTTACCAGCGCGCGTTCGCGACCGATCCGACCTCGGCTTTCGGCGGCATTATCGCTTTCAACCGGGCGCTCGATGCCGCGACCGCCGAGGCCGTCGCCCAGCAATTCGCCGAAGTCGTAATTGCGCCGCGCATCGACGAAGCCGCGCTGCCGGCGCTTGCCCGCAAGGGCAATGTGCGCGTGCTCGAAGTGCCGCTGCCGGACGCCCGGGACGCGAACGCTTTCAATGTCGCGCGGGTCGGCGGCGGCCTGCTGGTGCAGACGCCCGATGCCGCGCGCATAGTCAAAGCCGATCTCACAATCGTCAGCAAACGCCGGCCCTCGCCGCAGCAGATCGACGATATGCTGTTCGCATGGCGCGTCGCCAAATTCGTCAAATCGAATGCCATCGTATTCTGCCGCGAAGGTCAGACACTGGGCGTCGGCGCCGGCCAGATGAGCCGCATCGACAGCGCGCGCATTGCAGGCATCAAGGCGCAGAATGCCGGCCTCGCGCTGAGCGGTTCGGTCGTCGCATCCGATGCGTTTTTTCCGTTCCGCGACGGCATAGACGTCATCGCCGAAGCCGGCGCCGCCGCCATCATCCAGCCGGGCGGCAGCCTGCGCGACGATGAAGTGATCGCGGCCGCCGATCAGCATGGCATGGTGATGGCGTTCACCGGCGTGCGTCATTTTCGCCATTAG
- a CDS encoding Fis family transcriptional regulator, whose product MTRESELARCVRNSVECYFRDLDGEKPGALYEMVIHCVEKPLIEMVLQRVEGNQTRAAELLGINRSTLRKKIDAHGIKGQR is encoded by the coding sequence ATGACCAGGGAAAGCGAACTCGCGCGTTGTGTGCGCAACTCGGTGGAGTGTTATTTCCGCGATCTCGACGGCGAAAAGCCGGGCGCGCTGTACGAGATGGTCATCCACTGCGTCGAGAAGCCGCTGATCGAAATGGTCCTGCAAAGGGTCGAGGGCAACCAGACGCGGGCCGCCGAACTCCTCGGCATCAACCGCAGTACCCTGCGCAAGAAAATCGATGCGCATGGAATCAAAGGCCAGAGGTAA
- the dusB gene encoding tRNA dihydrouridine synthase DusB: protein MQVGPFKLKNNLIVAPMAGVTDRPFRQLCKSMGAGMAVSEMVASNSLLWGSEKTKRRANHEGEVDPISVQIAGADPKMLAEATKYNVDQGAQIIDINMGCPAKKICNVMAGSALLQDEPLVARILDAVVGAAAKRNAPVTLKIRTGWDKQHKNALRVARLAESAGIQALAIHGRTRACSYTGEAEYDTIAAVKAAVKIPVIANGDITTPEKARDVLRYTKADAVMIGRAAQGRPWLFREISHFLATGKHLPPPEVAEIHGVLLAHMHDLYAFYGEYSGLRIARKHISWYTKGLTASAAFRHAMNQLQSTDEQLWAIEDFFGELGQHGPRLSYLEVLAA from the coding sequence ATGCAAGTCGGCCCTTTCAAGCTAAAAAATAATCTGATTGTCGCGCCCATGGCCGGAGTGACCGATCGTCCTTTCCGGCAACTGTGCAAATCGATGGGCGCCGGCATGGCGGTATCCGAAATGGTCGCGAGCAACTCGCTGTTGTGGGGCTCGGAGAAAACAAAGCGGCGCGCGAATCACGAGGGCGAGGTCGATCCGATTTCGGTGCAGATCGCAGGCGCCGATCCGAAAATGCTGGCCGAGGCGACGAAATACAACGTCGATCAGGGCGCGCAGATCATCGACATCAACATGGGCTGCCCGGCCAAGAAAATCTGCAACGTGATGGCCGGCTCGGCGTTGCTGCAGGACGAGCCGCTGGTCGCGCGCATTCTCGACGCCGTGGTCGGCGCGGCTGCGAAGCGAAACGCGCCGGTGACCTTGAAAATTCGTACCGGCTGGGACAAGCAGCACAAGAATGCTTTGCGCGTCGCCCGGCTCGCGGAAAGCGCGGGCATCCAGGCGCTCGCCATCCACGGCCGCACGCGCGCCTGCTCCTATACCGGCGAAGCCGAATACGACACCATCGCGGCCGTCAAAGCGGCGGTCAAAATTCCGGTGATCGCCAACGGCGACATCACGACGCCGGAGAAAGCGCGCGACGTCCTGCGCTACACAAAGGCTGATGCGGTGATGATCGGCCGCGCTGCCCAGGGGCGTCCGTGGCTGTTCCGCGAAATCAGCCATTTCCTCGCCACCGGCAAACATCTGCCGCCGCCTGAGGTCGCCGAAATCCACGGGGTGCTGCTCGCCCACATGCACGATCTCTATGCGTTCTACGGCGAATATTCCGGCTTGCGCATCGCGCGCAAACACATCTCGTGGTACACCAAGGGCCTGACCGCATCGGCCGCGTTTCGCCACGCCATGAATCAATTGCAAAGCACGGATGAACAACTCTGGGCGATCGAGGATTTCTTCGGCGAGCTGGGTCAGCACGGGCCGCGTCTCAGTTATCTGGAGGTACTGGCGGCATGA
- a CDS encoding FAD-dependent monooxygenase, with amino-acid sequence MAANTPAPDSQSAARYDVVIVGGGPVGLALALALRGNACRGRRVLLLDAGQGWASDVRILALSYGSRLILDKLGVWPFLQAVTPIAAIHVSQRGRFGRTRLAAEEMRLPALGYVVDYASLQTAMREALGKPARRGVSTAPSHTAAQDFSHLTGACVTECRFGKDCAAVEFEAGASGQKTRVTASLVVFADGGATGNASIATFRDYHQSAVVAQVTSERPHHSVAYERFATEGPIALLPFGSRMALVWTTTPARAAELIELDERRFLDALGAHFGDRLGSFTAATHRASYPLRLRHVSPTAASRQVLIGNAAQTLHPVAGQGFNLGLRDAWALAQELNGDAAADAGSEKLLHAYRAKRDLDRRGGIFFTDALVRVFSNDSALLGLARGAGLAALDCLPAAKRFLIRRMVFGASG; translated from the coding sequence ATGGCCGCAAACACCCCTGCTCCCGATTCGCAATCCGCTGCGCGTTACGACGTGGTCATTGTCGGCGGCGGCCCTGTCGGCTTGGCGCTGGCGCTTGCGCTTCGTGGCAATGCCTGCCGCGGCCGGCGCGTTCTGCTCCTCGATGCGGGCCAGGGTTGGGCAAGCGACGTGCGTATTCTCGCGTTGTCTTATGGCAGCCGGCTGATACTCGACAAGCTCGGCGTCTGGCCTTTTCTGCAAGCTGTCACGCCGATCGCCGCGATTCATGTGTCGCAGCGCGGACGCTTCGGCCGAACGCGGCTGGCGGCCGAAGAAATGCGTCTGCCGGCGCTCGGTTACGTCGTCGATTACGCGAGTCTGCAAACGGCGATGCGTGAAGCGTTGGGCAAGCCCGCACGGCGCGGCGTGTCCACCGCTCCATCGCATACAGCCGCGCAGGATTTCAGCCACTTGACCGGCGCATGCGTGACCGAATGCCGATTCGGAAAAGACTGCGCGGCCGTGGAATTCGAGGCCGGCGCGAGCGGGCAAAAAACGCGGGTCACGGCCTCCCTCGTAGTGTTTGCCGACGGCGGCGCGACCGGCAATGCGTCGATCGCCACCTTCCGCGATTATCATCAGTCAGCCGTGGTCGCGCAGGTTACGAGCGAGCGCCCACATCACAGCGTCGCGTATGAGCGCTTTGCCACCGAGGGCCCGATCGCGCTGCTGCCCTTCGGTTCGCGCATGGCATTGGTGTGGACGACGACGCCTGCGCGCGCGGCGGAATTGATCGAGCTCGACGAGCGGCGTTTTCTGGACGCGCTCGGCGCGCATTTCGGCGATCGCCTCGGCAGCTTCACCGCCGCCACGCATCGCGCCAGCTATCCGCTGCGTCTGCGCCATGTTTCGCCGACGGCGGCGAGCCGCCAGGTGCTGATCGGCAATGCCGCGCAGACGCTGCACCCGGTCGCCGGCCAGGGCTTCAATCTCGGCCTGCGCGATGCCTGGGCGCTCGCGCAGGAATTGAATGGCGACGCAGCGGCCGATGCCGGCAGCGAAAAGCTGTTGCACGCGTATCGCGCAAAGCGCGATCTCGACCGGCGCGGAGGAATTTTCTTTACCGATGCGCTGGTTCGCGTGTTCTCGAACGACTCCGCTTTACTCGGCCTCGCCCGCGGCGCCGGGCTCGCGGCACTCGATTGCCTGCCGGCGGCCAAACGCTTCCTGATACGGCGCATGGTTTTCGGCGCATCAGGCTGA